One window from the genome of Elaeis guineensis isolate ETL-2024a chromosome 5, EG11, whole genome shotgun sequence encodes:
- the LOC140857856 gene encoding uncharacterized protein translates to MTSCCFVSQRPKISRVLFHPMEQRRREGTKWKHTDQPFADVTTQVPVTDIRDGGQELIGWRRTLIYFNGEEKSNLRMHEYIIPPGHSLADPKSVMWILCKIFHDVEESDDSEDEGLHEEESHDSENERPHKEESDPSVESDAHRPPISEMPDVDHTIHWHGNN, encoded by the exons ATGACCTCTTGCTGTTTTGTTAGTCAAAGACCAAAAATATCCCGTGTACTTTTTCACCCAATGGAGCAGAGACGTAGGGAAGGCACGAAATGGAAGCATACTGATCAGCCCTTTGCAGATGTTACCACCCAAGTACCAGTAACAGACATTAGAGATGGCGGCCAGGAGCTGATTGGCTGGAGGAGAACCCTCATCTACTTTAATGGGGAAGAGAAAAGCAACTTGAGAATGCATGAATACATCATCCCTCCAGGGCACAGTTTGGCTGATCCGAAG TCGGTTATGTGGATATTGTGCAAAATTTTCCATGATGTGGAAGAatcagatgactctgaagatgaaggatTACATGAGGAAGAATCACATGACTCTGAAAATGAGAGACCACATAAGGAAGAATCAGATCCCTCTGTAGAATCTGATGCACATCGTCCTCCAATCTCAGAAATGCCTGATGTCGATCACACAATCCATTGGCATGGGAACAACTAA